In Sporosarcina psychrophila, a genomic segment contains:
- a CDS encoding sugar ABC transporter permease, producing the protein MGFYKETKALVKANIRDYGMYIALIVILLTFTIMTNGLFMSSRNISNLLDSAGYIAVLAVGMTLVIVIRHIDLSVGFLAGFLGAITAIFLTQMGLSVWITIPLILILGAIIGLFNGVLVAKIGIPSFVATLAGMLIFRGALLQVTEKTGTIIVRDEQFNAIGNGFIPSIMQINGLHLLTLLVGFVGVLLYIYNEIANRRNKLTYGFDVMSKGIFSVKLVLISAIIAYITWILAGYNGFSWTVVIIIIVVIVYHFLTTKTVLGRHIYAVGSNPEAAHLSGINVQKITYIVFGSMGMLAALSGILFTSRLQSATTTAGTLFELDAIAAAYVGGVSSAGGVGKVTGAIIGAIVMASLSSGMNLLGVGISYQYMIRGGVLAGAVIFDVMTRKQRG; encoded by the coding sequence ATGGGATTTTATAAAGAAACTAAAGCGCTCGTCAAAGCCAATATTCGAGATTACGGGATGTATATTGCTTTAATCGTTATTTTGTTAACATTTACGATTATGACGAACGGCTTGTTTATGTCTTCTCGAAACATAAGTAACTTACTGGATTCCGCTGGTTATATTGCGGTTTTGGCGGTTGGGATGACCCTTGTTATCGTCATTCGTCATATTGATTTATCGGTGGGCTTTTTAGCAGGATTTCTAGGTGCGATTACAGCCATTTTCTTGACGCAAATGGGCTTGTCAGTATGGATTACTATTCCGCTGATTTTAATTTTAGGTGCTATCATTGGATTATTTAACGGGGTATTAGTTGCTAAAATTGGAATTCCATCATTCGTTGCTACGCTGGCGGGGATGTTGATTTTCCGTGGTGCACTCCTTCAGGTTACAGAAAAAACGGGAACGATTATTGTTAGGGATGAACAATTCAATGCGATTGGGAATGGATTTATTCCATCGATTATGCAAATTAATGGCTTGCATCTACTGACGTTATTAGTAGGGTTTGTCGGAGTACTTTTATATATATACAATGAAATCGCCAATCGTCGTAACAAATTGACGTATGGCTTTGATGTAATGTCTAAGGGGATATTTAGTGTAAAGCTTGTTTTGATATCAGCGATTATTGCTTACATTACTTGGATTTTAGCTGGCTATAACGGATTTTCTTGGACGGTTGTCATTATAATAATCGTTGTCATAGTTTATCACTTCTTAACGACTAAAACAGTACTCGGTCGTCACATTTATGCAGTCGGTAGTAATCCTGAGGCCGCGCATTTGAGTGGGATCAATGTACAAAAGATTACATATATCGTCTTCGGTTCCATGGGGATGCTCGCGGCGTTATCAGGAATTCTTTTTACATCTCGGCTTCAATCGGCAACGACCACAGCTGGAACTCTCTTTGAGCTTGACGCGATTGCAGCGGCATATGTTGGTGGAGTATCTTCTGCAGGTGGTGTCGGTAAAGTAACAGGTGCTATTATCGGAGCCATCGTGATGGCCTCGTTATCGAGTGGGATGAACTTACTAGGTGTAGGAATTTCCTATCAATATATGATTCGCGGTGGTGTTTTAGCTGGAGCGGTAATCTTTGACGTCATGACACGGAAGCAACGGGGTTAA
- a CDS encoding substrate-binding domain-containing protein, which yields MRKKVVLILVALIMIFSYLTIVSATKAYRLTSDRPANLPISPESIRLVLITQELDTPFWNKVGQGALKQAQEENVQLEVWGSYGNNQDDFLKTMEIAIHSKVNGIIVQGLDNEEFKELTKVKAAFYGIPIITIANDVPVEESLRKTYVGSDQFGAGQMVARQLIKEMGTTGEVIILGDQEQAYYQKERLAGIQNVLGGYPDIEMIVKGTADAKEQVMTTTQQLMNEVPRVTAFIAINANYTGPMIQEIGRRTQVEPYYIYTFDDGVGLTALLEQGKIDGILEQKPEAMGSESVERLMEWISGETVPLDSNGYLTETRMVDAEGEEL from the coding sequence ATGCGGAAAAAAGTTGTTTTAATACTTGTCGCACTCATTATGATTTTTAGCTATTTGACTATTGTATCCGCAACTAAAGCGTATCGTTTAACTAGTGATAGGCCAGCTAACCTCCCCATTTCCCCGGAATCTATTCGTCTCGTGCTCATTACCCAAGAGCTTGATACTCCATTTTGGAATAAGGTTGGCCAAGGGGCATTGAAGCAGGCACAAGAAGAAAATGTTCAGCTTGAAGTGTGGGGAAGCTATGGAAATAACCAAGATGATTTTTTGAAGACAATGGAGATTGCGATTCATTCTAAGGTGAATGGTATTATCGTTCAGGGGCTAGATAATGAAGAATTTAAAGAACTGACAAAGGTTAAGGCGGCTTTTTATGGGATTCCTATCATTACCATCGCTAATGATGTACCAGTGGAAGAGAGCTTGCGAAAAACATATGTTGGTTCAGATCAATTTGGGGCAGGACAAATGGTTGCTCGTCAATTGATAAAAGAAATGGGCACCACAGGAGAAGTGATTATACTTGGTGATCAAGAGCAAGCATATTATCAAAAAGAACGTTTAGCTGGTATCCAGAATGTATTGGGTGGCTATCCAGACATCGAAATGATTGTTAAAGGAACGGCAGATGCAAAGGAACAAGTAATGACAACGACGCAACAGCTGATGAATGAAGTACCGCGAGTCACTGCATTTATAGCCATCAATGCAAATTATACAGGTCCAATGATTCAAGAGATCGGAAGACGTACTCAAGTAGAGCCGTATTATATTTATACCTTCGATGACGGCGTTGGATTAACTGCCCTCTTAGAGCAAGGCAAGATCGATGGAATTTTGGAGCAAAAGCCAGAAGCGATGGGCAGCGAGAGTGTTGAGCGGTTGATGGAGTGGATTTCTGGCGAGACCGTCCCGCTCGATTCAAATGGTTACCTCACTGAAACGCGCATGGTTGACGCGGAAGGTGAAGAACTATGA
- a CDS encoding sensor histidine kinase, producing MMTIQKKIWILVSVVLLIMGIIWLTLTSYNQKTQEKSNDILQRYLRMNEVTTASQQIITNLNNYLLDPTANHKQQIEKSVAVIEEVQQDVAELRNVENAFSITNYIHLIDSLIETTNRSIMFSEEQEMEGSTNEFNEANRISMYISEMTLTILDRELKTSNRFYRGIIKQSEELKKLGIWLLLLITAVLLLAIYWFSLSITRPIHQLTKAANALSQGSFNEQIEVKSNDEIAFLAKTFDEMRVNINDLIVEIQQKAQLEHELQQSKLLLKESQFRSLQNQINPHFLFNTLNTLSKKAYLDGAEETSDLIVSVAGLLRYNLKRIDRSVTVYEEVVVLNQYMEIQKARFTDRLQFKSDINESCLDVKIPGLTLQPIIENAVIHAIEPEQDGGVIWFRIKNDGPWVIIEIEDSGQGMSPKKVEQLLKGHIIPIEGHSTGIGFQNVVKRLHLFYGIEDLVTIESREGRGTKVVIQIPRAREEGNDDEASNR from the coding sequence ATGATGACGATTCAAAAAAAGATTTGGATACTCGTTTCCGTTGTGTTGCTGATAATGGGAATTATTTGGTTGACGCTTACATCTTATAATCAGAAAACTCAGGAAAAATCCAATGATATTTTACAACGCTATTTGCGGATGAATGAAGTAACAACAGCAAGTCAGCAAATAATTACCAACTTAAATAACTATTTACTTGACCCAACAGCTAATCATAAGCAACAGATAGAGAAAAGCGTAGCCGTTATTGAGGAGGTACAACAGGATGTAGCGGAGTTGCGGAATGTGGAAAATGCATTTTCAATAACCAACTATATTCATTTAATCGATAGTCTTATTGAGACGACGAATCGCTCCATTATGTTTTCAGAGGAGCAAGAAATGGAAGGGTCGACGAACGAATTTAATGAAGCAAACCGTATTTCTATGTACATATCTGAAATGACCTTAACGATTTTAGACCGAGAGCTGAAGACCTCTAATCGGTTTTATCGAGGTATTATCAAGCAATCGGAGGAGTTGAAAAAGCTAGGAATCTGGCTGTTGCTATTGATTACTGCTGTGTTACTTTTGGCTATCTACTGGTTTTCACTTAGTATTACGCGGCCGATTCATCAGCTCACGAAGGCCGCTAACGCATTGTCTCAAGGTAGTTTTAATGAACAGATTGAAGTGAAGTCTAATGATGAGATAGCCTTTTTAGCAAAGACCTTTGATGAGATGCGTGTAAACATTAATGATTTAATAGTAGAAATTCAACAAAAGGCACAGCTCGAGCATGAGCTTCAGCAAAGTAAGTTGTTATTGAAGGAGAGTCAATTTAGAAGCTTGCAGAACCAGATAAATCCACATTTTTTATTCAACACATTAAACACATTGTCGAAAAAGGCGTATTTAGATGGTGCGGAGGAGACGAGCGATCTTATAGTCAGTGTAGCCGGCTTGCTACGTTATAATTTGAAGCGGATTGACCGCTCTGTGACGGTGTATGAAGAAGTAGTCGTTTTGAATCAGTATATGGAAATCCAAAAGGCTCGTTTTACGGATCGCTTACAATTTAAATCTGACATCAACGAATCTTGCTTAGATGTAAAAATTCCGGGACTAACCCTTCAACCCATCATTGAAAATGCGGTAATTCATGCTATTGAGCCGGAGCAGGATGGAGGCGTTATTTGGTTTAGGATTAAGAATGACGGTCCATGGGTCATCATTGAAATCGAGGATAGTGGGCAAGGGATGTCCCCAAAGAAAGTGGAGCAGTTGCTGAAGGGGCACATTATACCAATCGAAGGACATTCTACAGGAATAGGCTTTCAAAATGTGGTGAAAAGATTGCATTTATTCTATGGAATAGAGGATTTGGTCACGATTGAAAGTAGAGAAGGTCGGGGGACAAAGGTGGTCATACAAATTCCAAGGGCCAGGGAAGAGGGAAATGATGATGAAGCTTCTAATCGTTGA
- a CDS encoding response regulator: MMKLLIVDDEPIEREGMQAILQKAFPELSIYQARNGEVAIELADTIQPDLVLMDIKMPGMTGLEALEKIQDKHSTIKFVMVTAFDMFDYARQALKLGVKDYLLKPSRASEIVATVGRVLEECRLERIAEATSQMQHEKWQKALTLVETDIVTQLLFDHVHEVHIDMLVEMLDIRSTHEKFVVVVLLPEGAEHYYVRIKEKVREAGNAWVGALYGRQLPIIVFRDPVKSFRSQAMTLAKAILSLAKEQMSLDWFIGIGQVCEPLDEIRQSYQEALIATMDTTLAVKSRFYADAPVLSLETDNQVIKQQQKDFFDQIRLGDWVSIRSGILDLIQQHENEGNSLIYTQQRMLELLWIANRVMDEMGMEANAPFFSFQAQDYRQLRTETLLLLERMNAAYEAHYERVEADKIHQIKQFISEHSHKDISLNILAQKVDLSPIYISKMFKEKLGINYIDFLTECRIEKAKKLLNDPERSLKEITFEVGYHEPNYFSKVFKKMCGVSPKEYRKTLMSKKVEV, encoded by the coding sequence ATGATGAAGCTTCTAATCGTTGATGATGAACCGATTGAGCGAGAAGGGATGCAGGCAATCTTACAAAAAGCGTTCCCTGAACTTTCCATTTACCAAGCAAGAAATGGGGAAGTAGCAATAGAATTAGCAGATACAATTCAACCAGATTTGGTCTTAATGGATATTAAGATGCCTGGTATGACAGGACTTGAAGCCTTAGAAAAGATTCAAGATAAGCATTCTACTATCAAATTTGTTATGGTGACGGCCTTTGATATGTTCGATTATGCGAGACAAGCGCTCAAGCTCGGTGTGAAGGATTACTTACTGAAACCCAGTAGAGCAAGTGAGATTGTTGCAACGGTAGGGAGAGTATTAGAGGAATGCAGGCTAGAACGTATTGCAGAGGCTACGAGCCAAATGCAGCATGAAAAGTGGCAAAAGGCGTTGACATTAGTGGAAACAGATATCGTGACACAGCTATTATTTGATCATGTTCATGAAGTTCATATCGATATGCTCGTCGAGATGCTAGATATTCGCTCTACTCATGAAAAGTTTGTAGTAGTAGTGTTGTTGCCAGAGGGAGCAGAACACTATTATGTGAGGATTAAGGAAAAGGTGCGTGAAGCGGGAAATGCTTGGGTAGGTGCGTTATATGGACGGCAGCTGCCGATCATTGTGTTTCGTGATCCAGTGAAATCCTTTCGTTCGCAAGCAATGACATTAGCCAAAGCGATTTTATCGTTGGCTAAGGAACAAATGAGCTTAGACTGGTTTATTGGGATTGGTCAGGTTTGCGAACCATTAGACGAGATTCGTCAGTCGTACCAAGAAGCGCTTATTGCGACTATGGATACAACGCTAGCGGTCAAGAGTCGGTTTTATGCTGACGCTCCAGTGCTCAGTTTAGAGACAGATAATCAGGTTATCAAGCAGCAGCAGAAAGACTTTTTTGACCAAATTCGTTTAGGGGACTGGGTGTCCATTCGCTCCGGGATATTGGATTTGATACAACAGCATGAGAATGAGGGGAATTCCCTAATTTACACGCAACAGCGAATGCTTGAGTTGCTTTGGATTGCGAACAGAGTGATGGATGAAATGGGAATGGAAGCGAATGCCCCATTTTTTTCGTTTCAAGCACAGGACTACCGACAATTGCGTACGGAGACGCTCCTGCTACTCGAACGGATGAATGCTGCCTATGAGGCACATTACGAACGAGTAGAGGCTGATAAGATACATCAAATTAAACAATTTATCAGTGAGCATTCACATAAAGATATTTCACTGAACATTCTCGCGCAAAAAGTCGATTTAAGCCCGATTTATATTAGTAAAATGTTCAAAGAGAAGTTGGGCATTAACTACATCGATTTTCTGACGGAGTGCCGAATTGAAAAAGCAAAGAAGCTATTGAATGATCCAGAGCGAAGCCTAAAAGAAATTACGTTTGAGGTCGGTTATCATGAGCCGAATTATTTCAGTAAGGTGTTCAAGAAAATGTGTGGAGTGTCCCCGAAGGAGTACCGGAAAACGTTAATGAGTAAAAAAGTCGAAGTCTGA
- the xylF gene encoding D-xylose ABC transporter substrate-binding protein encodes MKRKAIIVWLLGMILILVTCIAIPKQTLETVELEETIPFSAIDSPIRIGFSMDTLLEERWLRDRDLFKEAVEALGAEIEIVAANGDDALQISQAEALIQSGIDLLVIVPHNAEATAAIVHKAHLADIQVIAYDRLVKNADLDLYVSFDNEQVGEMQAKAITALVPKGNYVFIGGAITDNNAHLLKKGVFNVLRPYIERGDIKIVYDQWTKDWTPVNAQANMEEALRTTNKQIDAVIAANDATAGGVIQALSAVGLAGQVPVAGQDADLAGVQRIVTGTQTMTVYKPIKMLTQEMAKLAVAMAKGEKVSAEQKVNNGKIEVPSVLLTPIAVNEHNLDSTVIFDGFHSFKDVYQVTSK; translated from the coding sequence ATGAAACGAAAGGCTATAATCGTATGGCTTTTGGGAATGATTTTGATACTAGTTACTTGTATAGCTATACCAAAGCAGACATTGGAGACCGTTGAGTTAGAAGAAACGATACCTTTTAGTGCAATCGACAGTCCAATCCGTATTGGATTTTCGATGGACACACTACTTGAAGAACGATGGCTGAGAGACCGTGATTTGTTTAAAGAAGCCGTTGAAGCATTAGGAGCAGAAATCGAGATTGTCGCTGCGAATGGAGATGATGCGCTTCAAATTTCACAGGCAGAGGCGCTCATTCAAAGCGGGATCGACCTTTTGGTAATTGTCCCACATAATGCTGAGGCAACAGCCGCGATTGTTCACAAGGCGCATCTTGCAGATATCCAAGTAATTGCCTATGATAGACTCGTCAAAAATGCGGATCTCGATCTATACGTTTCTTTTGATAATGAACAAGTGGGCGAAATGCAGGCGAAAGCCATCACTGCTCTCGTACCGAAGGGGAATTACGTCTTTATTGGTGGTGCGATTACCGATAACAATGCACATTTATTGAAAAAAGGTGTGTTCAATGTGCTGCGTCCCTATATTGAACGAGGTGATATTAAGATTGTCTATGATCAGTGGACGAAGGATTGGACTCCAGTGAATGCACAAGCCAATATGGAAGAAGCTCTTCGGACAACGAACAAGCAGATTGATGCGGTAATTGCTGCGAATGATGCCACGGCAGGTGGTGTTATTCAAGCACTTTCGGCTGTTGGACTAGCAGGTCAAGTACCAGTTGCCGGACAGGATGCGGATTTGGCAGGAGTGCAGCGAATTGTTACTGGAACACAAACGATGACAGTCTATAAACCAATCAAGATGCTTACACAGGAAATGGCGAAATTAGCGGTTGCGATGGCAAAAGGTGAGAAAGTATCTGCTGAACAAAAAGTTAATAATGGGAAAATCGAAGTTCCTTCCGTACTACTAACACCAATCGCTGTAAATGAACACAACCTAGATAGTACGGTGATTTTCGATGGATTTCATTCATTTAAAGATGTGTATCAAGTAACATCGAAGTAA
- a CDS encoding transcriptional regulator has translation MRVELVKSMEWNHVSDMISAVKDDAIGKRSIKILQVGDVSFRANCYSRKSDCTFKIDTILALVPVTPRERIVV, from the coding sequence GTGCGTGTCGAGTTGGTTAAGTCAATGGAATGGAATCACGTCTCAGATATGATATCCGCGGTGAAAGACGATGCGATAGGCAAGCGAAGCATTAAAATACTACAAGTAGGTGATGTCTCATTTAGGGCCAATTGCTATTCACGAAAATCCGATTGTACATTTAAAATCGACACTATCCTTGCACTCGTTCCCGTTACTCCAAGAGAGCGGATTGTTGTATGA
- a CDS encoding DNA polymerase thumb domain-containing protein: protein MIDYGKFPNRHIACIDMVSFYASCMASWYSLDVQKVPIAVVGNLERKGSVVLAASPPMKKRFRVKTGSRLYEIPQHPDIRLFNPKMSYFLEMSMAITCLLHKYVPAEAIHVYSVDESFIDLTGTEKLWGDPVQTVKVIQQEIVATLGLPSTVGMGPNMLMAKLALDLEAKDTGFAKWTFEDVAGKLWPISPLSEMWGIGRQTEKNLNNMGIFSVGDLANADLQRLEKKFGVMGNQLFHHAWGIDLSKMGAPILEGQVSYGKSQILMRDYNLREEVNVVLLEMCEDIARRVREEYKAGRTISLGIGYSKNAFGGGFRRSRTIVEATNDTMKIYNVCKELLNENHGNQAVRQVTVSITKLEDERSMQLSLFDTKKWQVRKLGTTMDTIRTRYGDNAILRAVSLTNAGTSIKRSTLVGGHQG, encoded by the coding sequence ATGATTGACTACGGTAAGTTTCCAAATCGGCACATCGCCTGTATTGATATGGTGAGTTTTTATGCTAGTTGTATGGCTTCGTGGTATAGCTTAGATGTACAAAAGGTGCCGATTGCGGTCGTTGGGAATCTTGAAAGAAAAGGGTCTGTTGTGCTCGCGGCATCGCCTCCAATGAAAAAAAGATTTCGTGTTAAAACAGGTTCTCGTTTGTACGAAATTCCACAACATCCTGACATTAGGCTATTCAATCCAAAAATGAGTTATTTTCTAGAAATGTCGATGGCTATTACATGCCTACTTCATAAATACGTTCCGGCTGAAGCGATTCATGTCTACAGTGTAGATGAAAGCTTTATTGATCTAACTGGAACCGAAAAGTTGTGGGGCGACCCAGTGCAAACTGTTAAAGTTATTCAACAGGAAATAGTTGCGACGCTAGGCTTACCTTCAACTGTCGGCATGGGACCGAATATGTTAATGGCAAAGCTTGCACTAGATCTAGAGGCAAAGGATACAGGCTTTGCGAAATGGACCTTTGAGGATGTAGCGGGGAAATTATGGCCAATTTCTCCATTAAGTGAAATGTGGGGGATTGGTCGTCAAACGGAAAAAAATTTAAACAATATGGGGATATTTTCAGTTGGTGATTTGGCCAATGCCGATTTACAAAGGCTTGAAAAAAAGTTTGGAGTAATGGGCAATCAGTTATTCCATCATGCGTGGGGAATAGACCTCTCCAAGATGGGTGCACCAATTCTTGAAGGCCAGGTTAGCTATGGGAAGAGTCAAATACTTATGCGAGATTATAATTTGCGGGAAGAAGTAAACGTGGTCTTGTTAGAGATGTGCGAGGATATCGCCAGAAGAGTAAGGGAAGAATACAAGGCCGGACGCACTATATCGCTCGGTATCGGATATAGTAAAAATGCTTTTGGAGGTGGATTTCGTCGTTCTCGTACTATTGTGGAAGCCACAAACGACACAATGAAAATTTATAACGTTTGCAAAGAATTGTTGAATGAAAATCATGGCAATCAAGCCGTGCGGCAAGTCACCGTTTCGATTACGAAGTTAGAAGATGAGCGTTCAATGCAATTAAGTTTATTTGATACGAAAAAATGGCAAGTACGGAAGCTAGGTACAACAATGGATACTATTCGTACTCGTTATGGGGATAACGCTATATTAAGGGCGGTATCACTCACAAATGCAGGGACATCTATTAAGAGATCTACATTAGTTGGCGGTCATCAGGGATAG
- a CDS encoding YolD-like family protein, producing MIRDRGNIKWTAMMLSEHVRELRKWMDQDNYTERPELNEWDLQSIQEELELAYKRQCETLIKTWDSGRIIQHHGIVEDIDLRELCIELKNPLGTEIIRVAAITNVQSME from the coding sequence ATGATTAGGGACCGAGGAAATATTAAATGGACAGCGATGATGCTGTCGGAGCATGTAAGGGAGTTACGAAAATGGATGGATCAGGATAATTACACTGAAAGACCGGAACTAAACGAGTGGGATCTTCAATCGATTCAAGAAGAGCTTGAATTAGCGTATAAGAGGCAATGTGAAACGCTAATTAAAACCTGGGATAGTGGACGAATTATTCAACATCACGGGATAGTTGAAGACATCGATTTGAGGGAGCTGTGCATTGAATTAAAGAATCCGCTCGGTACAGAAATAATACGGGTAGCTGCTATTACAAATGTGCAAAGCATGGAGTAG
- the chrA gene encoding chromate efflux transporter, whose translation MKKAKSNRGLKSLLELFLVSTRLGLTSFGGPTAHLGYFHEEYVRRRKWMDEKSYADLVALAQFLPGPASSQVGIGIGVMRAGVLGGIISFIGFTMPSVIALILFALLLTGGDVGNAGWIHGLKIVAVAVVAHAIIGMAKNLTPDLTRKSIALFALIGTLFLQTAFAQVGVIVIAAFLGFILFKQHKENDEVSSQFPIAKSVSVICLLLFFGLLFLLPVIREVTGSYWVAMFDSFYRSGALVFGGGHVVLPLLEQEFVPTGWISEESFLAGYGATQAVPGPLFTFAAYLGTVMKGWQGGLVATFAVFLPAFLLILGALPFWDSLRSNPKIKGAIMGVNAAVIGILIAAFYFPIWTSSILAPIDFALAALLFSMLAFWKLPPWIIVVTGAIGGSLLTLL comes from the coding sequence ATGAAAAAAGCTAAATCAAATAGGGGATTAAAATCACTTTTGGAACTATTTTTAGTTTCAACACGACTTGGATTGACCTCCTTTGGTGGGCCAACAGCTCATTTGGGGTATTTTCATGAAGAATATGTACGAAGAAGAAAATGGATGGATGAAAAAAGCTATGCAGATTTAGTTGCTTTAGCTCAGTTCTTACCTGGCCCAGCTAGTAGTCAAGTAGGTATTGGTATAGGTGTTATGCGGGCGGGCGTTTTGGGTGGAATTATATCCTTCATTGGGTTCACAATGCCTTCAGTTATTGCACTTATTTTATTTGCCTTGTTGCTCACAGGGGGTGACGTCGGAAATGCTGGATGGATACATGGCTTGAAAATTGTAGCAGTGGCGGTAGTTGCGCATGCTATTATCGGAATGGCTAAAAATTTGACACCGGATTTAACAAGGAAATCCATTGCTCTATTCGCACTAATAGGTACTCTTTTTTTGCAAACAGCTTTTGCTCAAGTAGGCGTCATTGTAATCGCTGCATTTTTGGGGTTCATTCTGTTCAAGCAACACAAAGAAAATGATGAAGTGAGTTCGCAATTTCCAATCGCTAAGAGTGTTTCAGTGATCTGTTTACTGCTATTTTTCGGGTTACTCTTTTTGTTACCCGTAATCAGGGAAGTAACTGGATCCTACTGGGTAGCTATGTTCGATAGTTTTTATCGGTCAGGTGCTTTAGTTTTTGGTGGCGGTCATGTCGTCTTACCTTTACTAGAACAGGAATTTGTACCAACTGGATGGATAAGCGAAGAATCATTCTTAGCTGGTTATGGTGCTACACAAGCAGTACCAGGCCCTTTATTTACATTTGCAGCTTATTTAGGAACGGTAATGAAGGGCTGGCAAGGTGGTTTAGTAGCTACGTTTGCAGTATTCCTACCTGCATTCCTGCTTATTCTCGGTGCACTCCCTTTTTGGGATAGTTTACGAAGCAATCCTAAAATTAAAGGAGCCATCATGGGCGTAAATGCAGCAGTTATAGGGATATTAATAGCCGCTTTTTATTTTCCTATTTGGACGAGTTCCATTTTAGCGCCTATTGATTTTGCTTTAGCTGCCCTATTGTTTAGTATGCTTGCCTTTTGGAAGCTTCCACCTTGGATTATTGTAGTTACAGGAGCTATCGGTGGTTCATTACTGACACTATTATGA
- a CDS encoding GNAT family N-acetyltransferase produces MTVIINEVTKDNINDILKLRINEEQQSFIETPQQCLDEAKVCSNFQPVGLYWEKNLVGFAMYGFFPDEGINGRVWLDRFLIDSKYQGLGLGSIMLSALIQRLEQEYSCNEIYLSIIADNQGALHLYQKFGFKFNGEVDSNNEKLMVKSL; encoded by the coding sequence ATGACAGTAATTATAAATGAAGTTACAAAAGACAATATAAACGATATTCTAAAACTGCGTATTAATGAAGAACAACAGTCTTTTATTGAAACGCCGCAACAATGTTTAGATGAGGCAAAGGTATGCAGCAACTTTCAACCAGTAGGGCTTTATTGGGAAAAGAATTTAGTTGGTTTTGCTATGTATGGATTTTTTCCTGATGAAGGAATAAATGGACGAGTGTGGCTGGATCGGTTTTTAATCGATTCTAAATATCAAGGTCTTGGATTAGGAAGCATTATGTTAAGCGCATTAATTCAACGGTTAGAACAAGAATATAGTTGCAATGAAATCTATTTAAGCATCATTGCCGATAATCAAGGAGCACTTCACTTGTATCAGAAATTTGGCTTTAAGTTCAATGGTGAAGTGGATAGTAATAATGAAAAGCTAATGGTGAAAAGTTTATAA
- a CDS encoding TetR/AcrR family transcriptional regulator, translating to MKTRIRNAFIEETRNNGIKFTMDDLAKRLGISKRTLYENFSSKVDILDSIIDMTLVEFDEQTRRIIDNPELTLLEKIRKAIVVMPKYNEFYDLRILNQLKRTYPVQWERVNRELHQWDDLKGLLEEGIRTGIIVDRNIDLLMKLIIEASNATLDRQFFLEHSISVTEAYGAIVDVLLTGMVKEK from the coding sequence TTGAAAACAAGAATCAGAAATGCATTTATTGAAGAAACGCGAAATAATGGCATTAAGTTCACGATGGATGATTTGGCAAAGCGTCTTGGAATTAGCAAGCGGACGTTATATGAAAATTTTTCATCTAAGGTAGATATCCTTGACTCAATTATAGATATGACGCTCGTTGAGTTCGATGAACAAACACGGCGTATAATTGACAATCCAGAACTTACGCTGTTAGAAAAAATCCGTAAGGCGATTGTCGTCATGCCAAAATACAATGAGTTTTACGATCTCCGGATTCTGAACCAATTAAAACGGACTTACCCTGTACAGTGGGAACGGGTGAACCGTGAGTTGCATCAGTGGGATGATTTAAAGGGTCTTCTTGAAGAAGGGATCCGAACAGGTATTATTGTGGATCGAAATATCGATCTGCTGATGAAATTGATTATTGAAGCTTCGAATGCAACGCTCGACCGACAATTTTTTTTAGAACATAGTATTTCTGTTACGGAAGCGTACGGGGCGATTGTGGATGTGTTATTGACAGGTATGGTGAAGGAAAAATAA